From Pseudovibrio sp. Tun.PSC04-5.I4, a single genomic window includes:
- a CDS encoding ABC transporter permease, with translation MTGALSWSQLALFYVTALIPLSLLWFMDLKDLARDLSISITRMSIQLLAVGFYLQAVFDYNNFALNLIWLIAMTAIAAVTSAGRAKMPRLRSVVPLTGAILVAMLPVLLMFIFVLSRPIPWYSAQITIPIAGMLLGNALGSLVIALRRFQLRTAEDIERIELLTTMGATKAEARRFLIKSSLRAAASPVIASMATLGLVSLPGMMTGQILGGLNPMEAVQYQIAIMLGISATQTLAIILALRFSVYLEDG, from the coding sequence ATGACAGGCGCACTCAGCTGGAGCCAGTTAGCTCTGTTTTATGTTACGGCCCTCATCCCCTTAAGTCTGCTGTGGTTCATGGACCTGAAGGACTTAGCTCGCGATCTTTCCATATCCATCACCCGAATGAGCATTCAATTGCTGGCCGTAGGCTTTTACCTTCAGGCTGTTTTTGATTATAATAATTTCGCGCTCAACCTGATATGGCTGATCGCCATGACAGCGATTGCTGCGGTAACCTCCGCTGGGCGAGCAAAGATGCCTCGCCTACGCTCTGTTGTTCCGTTAACAGGCGCAATTCTGGTGGCGATGCTTCCCGTCCTATTGATGTTTATTTTTGTTCTTAGCCGACCAATCCCTTGGTATTCTGCACAGATTACAATCCCAATTGCTGGCATGTTATTAGGCAATGCACTTGGCTCTCTCGTGATTGCGCTCAGGCGTTTTCAACTTCGCACGGCAGAGGATATAGAGCGCATCGAACTTCTCACCACTATGGGAGCCACAAAGGCGGAAGCTCGCCGTTTCCTCATAAAATCTTCACTCCGAGCAGCAGCCTCTCCCGTCATCGCCAGTATGGCAACACTTGGATTGGTGTCCCTTCCGGGGATGATGACTGGGCAAATCCTTGGTGGCCTCAATCCCATGGAGGCCGTGCAATACCAAATCGCAATCATGCTCGGCATCTCAGCAACCCAAACCCTGGCAATCATCCTTGCCCTGCGGTTTTCGGTCTACCTTGAGGACGGTTAG
- a CDS encoding ATP-binding cassette domain-containing protein, whose protein sequence is MPPSQSPQKTPLIEARKICVEKQGRQLFQDFSFSLHKGEKVCISAPSGRGKTVFLRILAGLEKPDQGDLLFNGKPYNARGCAALYRQLNWLPQRVSLLGETVQESLFAPFELRNNHDRKPDKTGMMAALGKAGLSDTALDQSTSQLSGGERQRLAIATAILLERPLWIADEPTASLDKERAISCGELLLNTCETLIAVTHDPELLALFPTKIELPDVPAKGDGVIR, encoded by the coding sequence ATGCCCCCTTCTCAATCACCGCAAAAAACCCCTCTTATTGAGGCCCGTAAGATTTGTGTCGAGAAGCAAGGACGTCAGCTCTTTCAAGATTTTTCGTTTTCCCTTCACAAAGGTGAGAAGGTATGTATCAGCGCACCTTCTGGCCGGGGCAAAACAGTTTTTTTGCGGATATTGGCCGGGCTGGAAAAGCCAGATCAAGGAGATCTTCTTTTTAATGGCAAACCCTATAATGCACGGGGATGTGCAGCACTTTACAGGCAACTCAATTGGTTGCCACAACGGGTCAGTCTTTTGGGGGAAACAGTTCAGGAGTCTTTGTTCGCCCCCTTTGAGCTGCGCAATAATCATGACCGAAAACCTGATAAAACCGGGATGATGGCTGCACTTGGCAAAGCGGGGCTATCTGATACAGCACTAGATCAATCTACCAGTCAGTTGTCAGGTGGGGAGCGCCAACGTTTGGCAATTGCCACAGCGATCTTGTTGGAAAGGCCCTTATGGATCGCAGATGAGCCGACCGCCTCCTTAGACAAAGAACGTGCAATCTCATGCGGAGAATTGCTGTTAAACACCTGTGAAACATTGATTGCTGTGACACACGACCCTGAGCTGCTTGCTCTGTTTCCCACCAAAATTGAACTTCCCGATGTCCCAGCCAAAGGTGATGGGGTGATCCGATGA
- a CDS encoding vitamin B12-dependent ribonucleotide reductase: protein MRIERRYTASGKSPYADIEFCNATSEIRNPDGSIVFRLENIQVPKQFSQVASDILAQKYFRKAGVPAKLKAVEENTIPSWLWRMAPDDKALSKMDEDKRFGSEIDARQVFNRLAGTWTYWGWKGGYFDSEADAQAFYDELRYMLATQKVAPNSPQWFNTGLHWAYGIDGPSQGHHYVDFETGKLTRSATAYEHPQPHACFIQSVDDDLVNENGIMDLWVREARLFKYGSGTGTNFSSLRASGEKLAGGGKSSGLMSFLKIGDRAAGAIKSGGTTRRAAKMVVVDIDHPDIEEFVNWKVHEEQKVAAIVTGSKVCQKHLQAVMKACVNCEGSGGDCFDPKKNPALKREMRAAKKALIPDNYIQRVVQFARQGYKSIDFPVYNTDWDSEAYLTVAGQNSNNSVRVTDGFLKAVTDDADWDLTARKTGKAHKTVKATELWEQIGYAAWASADPGLQYHTTINDWHTCPQGGEIRASNPCSEYMFLDDTACNLASLNLLQFRQDDGQFDSSKFEHATRLWQIVLEISILMAQFPSKQIAQLSYEYRTTGLGYANIGGLLMTSGISYDSDEGRALCGAISAIMTGVCYSTSAEMAGELGAFPRHKENAADMLRVIRNHRRAAYSEAGGYEKLNTLPVPLDAASCPQADLVERAKVAWDLALSLGEKHGYRNAQVSVIAPTGTIGLVMDCDTTGIEPDFALVKFKKLAGGGYFKIINRAAPEALRTLGYSEAEIGEIEAFAVGHGSIAQAPAINTGSLRAKGFDDAALEKLSASLGAAFDIKFVFNRWTLGDELLTGKLGVSAAQLDDMEFNLLSHMGFSKAEIEAANTHVCGAMTLEGAPHLLEEHYSVFDCANPCGRTGKRYLSVDSHIKMMAAAQPFISGAISKTINMPNTASVEDCKEAYMLSWKLGLKANALYRDGSKLSQPLNSQLLEDDEDDEDTVEDILAQPQTARVEAVAERIVERIVERTVRNRERLPNRRKGYTQKASVGGHKVYLTTGEYENGTIGEIFIDMHKEGAAFRSLMNNFAIAISLGLQYGVPLEEYVDAFTFTRFEPAGMVMGNDAIKNATSILDYIFRELAVSYLGRNDLAHVPPEALGSATSTAHASTGGGQGSHNAPGIVSHGLVRGQTEKFRLVPGGDPAVQMAGAISVQSDAIATAFQRGGEASVAAAPVSVGTATPAAPRQTVASQVAQARMKGYEGENCAECGNFTMVRNGTCLKCDTCGSTSGCS, encoded by the coding sequence ATGAGAATTGAGCGGCGATATACTGCGTCTGGCAAATCCCCATACGCAGATATTGAATTCTGTAATGCGACGAGCGAAATCCGTAACCCAGACGGATCTATTGTGTTTCGCCTTGAGAACATTCAGGTTCCAAAGCAATTCTCTCAAGTTGCCTCCGATATTCTGGCTCAGAAGTATTTCCGTAAGGCTGGCGTTCCTGCCAAGCTGAAAGCGGTTGAAGAAAACACAATTCCGTCCTGGCTGTGGCGCATGGCACCTGACGACAAAGCTCTGTCCAAGATGGACGAGGACAAACGCTTTGGGTCTGAAATTGACGCCCGTCAGGTTTTTAACCGTCTGGCAGGCACATGGACCTACTGGGGCTGGAAGGGCGGCTACTTTGATAGCGAAGCTGATGCGCAAGCGTTTTACGACGAGCTGCGGTACATGCTGGCTACTCAAAAGGTAGCGCCGAACTCCCCACAGTGGTTCAACACCGGCCTGCATTGGGCTTACGGTATTGATGGTCCAAGTCAGGGCCACCATTACGTGGACTTTGAAACTGGCAAGTTGACCCGTTCAGCAACAGCCTATGAGCATCCACAACCCCATGCCTGTTTCATTCAATCTGTTGACGATGACCTTGTGAATGAGAACGGCATTATGGACCTTTGGGTTCGTGAAGCACGCCTGTTCAAATACGGCTCCGGCACTGGCACCAACTTCTCCTCCCTGCGTGCAAGCGGTGAGAAGCTGGCGGGCGGCGGTAAATCCTCGGGCCTGATGAGCTTCCTGAAAATTGGTGACCGGGCAGCTGGTGCCATCAAATCTGGCGGCACAACACGGCGTGCAGCGAAGATGGTTGTGGTTGATATTGACCATCCGGATATCGAGGAATTCGTCAACTGGAAGGTTCACGAGGAGCAGAAGGTTGCGGCTATCGTGACCGGTTCCAAGGTCTGTCAGAAGCATCTGCAGGCTGTGATGAAAGCTTGCGTTAACTGCGAAGGCAGCGGCGGCGATTGTTTTGACCCGAAGAAGAACCCTGCTCTGAAGCGCGAAATGCGCGCCGCGAAAAAGGCTCTGATTCCAGACAACTACATTCAGCGTGTGGTTCAGTTTGCCCGTCAGGGTTACAAGTCTATCGATTTCCCGGTTTACAACACCGATTGGGATTCTGAGGCTTACCTGACAGTTGCTGGCCAGAACTCCAACAACTCCGTTCGTGTGACTGATGGCTTCTTGAAAGCTGTGACAGATGATGCGGACTGGGATCTGACCGCCCGCAAAACCGGTAAAGCCCACAAGACCGTTAAAGCAACCGAGCTTTGGGAACAGATTGGGTATGCTGCCTGGGCATCCGCTGATCCGGGCTTGCAGTACCACACCACAATCAACGACTGGCACACCTGCCCGCAGGGTGGTGAAATTCGTGCGTCCAACCCATGTTCTGAATACATGTTCCTGGATGATACGGCGTGTAACCTTGCATCCTTGAACCTGCTGCAGTTCCGTCAGGACGATGGTCAGTTCGATTCTTCAAAGTTTGAGCATGCAACCCGCCTCTGGCAGATTGTGCTTGAGATTTCTATTTTGATGGCCCAATTCCCATCCAAGCAGATTGCTCAGCTCTCTTACGAATACCGGACTACGGGTCTTGGTTACGCCAATATTGGCGGCCTGCTGATGACCTCCGGCATCTCCTACGACAGTGATGAAGGCCGGGCGCTGTGTGGTGCGATCTCCGCGATCATGACCGGTGTGTGTTATTCAACCTCTGCTGAAATGGCTGGCGAGCTGGGTGCCTTCCCGCGTCACAAAGAAAACGCGGCAGATATGCTGCGCGTGATCCGTAACCACCGCCGTGCTGCTTACAGCGAAGCTGGTGGCTATGAGAAGCTCAACACCCTGCCCGTTCCGTTGGACGCTGCCTCCTGCCCACAAGCAGATTTGGTTGAACGTGCAAAAGTAGCTTGGGACCTTGCGCTTTCCCTTGGTGAAAAACACGGTTACCGCAATGCGCAGGTTTCTGTGATTGCACCAACTGGTACAATCGGTCTGGTTATGGACTGTGACACCACCGGTATTGAGCCTGACTTTGCTTTGGTGAAGTTTAAAAAGCTCGCTGGTGGCGGTTACTTCAAAATCATCAACCGTGCCGCTCCAGAAGCGCTTCGCACCCTTGGCTACAGTGAAGCTGAAATTGGTGAGATAGAAGCTTTTGCAGTTGGGCATGGGTCCATTGCACAGGCACCGGCTATCAACACCGGTTCTTTGCGTGCCAAAGGCTTTGATGATGCGGCGCTTGAAAAGCTCAGCGCGTCTCTTGGCGCTGCGTTCGACATCAAATTTGTGTTCAACCGCTGGACCCTTGGTGACGAGCTGCTGACCGGAAAGCTTGGCGTTTCTGCTGCTCAACTGGACGACATGGAATTTAACCTCCTGTCCCACATGGGTTTCAGCAAAGCTGAGATTGAAGCTGCGAACACACATGTGTGTGGTGCGATGACCCTTGAAGGTGCGCCGCACCTGTTGGAAGAGCATTACTCTGTGTTTGATTGTGCCAACCCATGCGGACGGACTGGCAAGCGTTACCTTTCAGTCGACAGCCACATCAAGATGATGGCAGCGGCTCAGCCGTTCATCTCTGGCGCGATTTCCAAAACCATCAACATGCCAAACACGGCAAGCGTTGAGGACTGTAAAGAAGCGTACATGCTGTCCTGGAAGCTTGGCCTGAAAGCCAATGCACTTTACCGCGATGGCTCCAAGTTGTCTCAGCCGCTGAACTCTCAGCTTCTGGAAGATGATGAGGATGACGAAGATACAGTTGAAGATATCCTAGCTCAGCCGCAAACTGCCCGTGTTGAAGCTGTTGCAGAACGCATCGTGGAACGCATTGTTGAGCGCACTGTGCGCAACCGGGAAAGATTGCCGAACCGCCGTAAGGGTTACACTCAAAAAGCCTCTGTTGGCGGCCATAAAGTTTACCTGACAACGGGTGAGTATGAGAATGGCACCATTGGCGAAATCTTCATCGACATGCACAAAGAAGGCGCTGCCTTCCGCTCCTTGATGAACAACTTCGCCATCGCAATCTCTCTTGGCCTGCAATACGGTGTGCCGCTTGAAGAGTACGTGGATGCGTTCACCTTCACACGCTTTGAGCCTGCTGGCATGGTGATGGGCAATGATGCCATCAAGAATGCAACGTCCATCCTTGATTACATCTTCCGTGAACTGGCTGTGTCTTACTTGGGTCGTAATGATCTGGCGCATGTTCCACCAGAAGCTTTGGGAAGTGCAACGTCTACCGCCCACGCCTCTACTGGAGGTGGACAAGGTAGCCACAACGCTCCTGGGATCGTGTCTCATGGTCTTGTGCGCGGTCAGACCGAGAAGTTCCGTCTGGTTCCGGGCGGTGATCCTGCTGTTCAGATGGCTGGCGCCATCTCAGTTCAATCTGACGCTATTGCGACGGCCTTCCAGCGCGGCGGCGAAGCCTCTGTTGCTGCTGCTCCTGTTTCCGTTGGTACAGCCACACCGGCTGCTCCGCGGCAGACGGTTGCAAGCCAAGTCGCTCAGGCCCGCATGAAGGGCTATGAAGGCGAAAACTGCGCGGAATGTGGCAACTTCACCATGGTGCGTAACGGCACTTGCCTGAAGTGTGACACTTGTGGCTCCACAAGCGGCTGTAGCTAA
- a CDS encoding response regulator: MHHTSFGKDISQLDVVLVEHSKPTQVILRGILSTLKLGRVRVYDSPKDALPMLISDPPDIVLSGWEMKPVSGYQLLKLMRSGRIPELINVPLVFITAYGTRALVTRAMEAGAHHLLVTPISSAALKKSLESICRDRRQFIKNAEGGFHIEGTQRRVDENHAKFATLNKARDYQKIEEERPAGPRSKKRAYNEDTAPLSLKDLEIEPASKADKFSENPYLMRRARKTKSD, from the coding sequence ATGCATCACACGTCATTCGGCAAGGACATTTCCCAGTTAGATGTGGTTCTTGTGGAACACTCAAAACCCACCCAAGTAATCTTGCGGGGTATTTTGAGTACACTGAAGCTCGGGCGTGTTCGCGTCTATGACTCGCCCAAAGATGCGCTGCCTATGTTGATTTCTGACCCGCCAGATATTGTATTGTCTGGATGGGAGATGAAACCGGTCAGCGGCTACCAGCTGCTCAAGCTTATGCGCTCCGGGCGAATCCCTGAACTCATTAACGTTCCGCTGGTCTTTATAACGGCCTATGGGACCCGGGCTCTGGTCACGCGCGCTATGGAAGCAGGGGCACATCATCTGCTCGTTACTCCAATCTCGTCTGCTGCTTTAAAAAAATCGCTGGAATCAATCTGCCGCGATCGCCGTCAGTTCATCAAAAACGCAGAAGGCGGCTTTCACATTGAAGGCACACAAAGGCGTGTTGATGAGAATCATGCAAAATTCGCGACACTGAATAAAGCGCGTGATTATCAAAAGATCGAGGAAGAGCGGCCAGCTGGGCCAAGATCGAAGAAACGGGCTTATAACGAGGATACTGCGCCTCTCTCCTTAAAGGATCTGGAGATTGAGCCCGCCTCAAAGGCAGATAAGTTTAGCGAGAACCCGTATCTGATGCGTCGAGCTCGAAAAACGAAATCAGATTAA
- a CDS encoding NADH:ubiquinone oxidoreductase subunit NDUFA12: MKHLLLTFFTWWNSETWGTRFFTWKKGEFVGTDETGNKYYTERGGKRRWVIYKHMAEASQIPPGWHGWMHHRTDTPPTQSGYVAHEWEVPHSPNLTGTPNAYRPKGSILTPENRPEVTGDYHAWTPGE; this comes from the coding sequence ATGAAACACCTTTTGCTTACGTTCTTCACGTGGTGGAACAGTGAAACATGGGGCACTCGCTTCTTTACATGGAAGAAGGGGGAGTTTGTCGGCACGGATGAGACTGGCAACAAGTACTATACAGAGCGTGGCGGCAAACGCCGTTGGGTGATTTACAAGCATATGGCGGAAGCCTCCCAGATCCCTCCAGGCTGGCATGGCTGGATGCATCACCGTACAGATACCCCGCCAACGCAAAGCGGCTATGTTGCGCACGAGTGGGAAGTACCACATTCTCCAAACCTGACGGGCACACCAAACGCCTACCGTCCAAAGGGTTCCATTCTGACCCCGGAAAACCGCCCGGAAGTAACAGGCGATTATCACGCTTGGACCCCAGGCGAATAG
- a CDS encoding alpha/beta hydrolase, with the protein MPEVIFNGPAGRLEGRFHPAKKRNAPIALVLHLHPQFGGTMNNQIIYQTYYMFARRGFAVLRFNFRGVGRSQGQFDHGQGELSDAAAALDWVQTIHPDARACWIAGFSFGAWIGMQLLMRRPEVEGFISIAPPANLHDFSFLAPCPSSGLIIHGEQDKVVPQKDVQVLVDKLKTQKGIIIDHQEMPGANHFFENHVEGLMRNCAGYLDRRLGLIAEDGTRI; encoded by the coding sequence ATGCCTGAGGTGATCTTCAATGGCCCTGCAGGGCGGCTAGAAGGCCGTTTCCATCCAGCAAAAAAACGTAATGCTCCGATCGCACTTGTTCTTCATCTGCATCCGCAGTTTGGCGGCACGATGAACAACCAGATCATTTATCAGACCTATTACATGTTTGCCAGACGCGGCTTTGCCGTTCTGCGCTTCAACTTCCGCGGCGTGGGTCGGTCCCAAGGTCAGTTCGATCATGGTCAAGGTGAACTGTCAGATGCGGCGGCGGCGTTGGATTGGGTGCAAACCATCCATCCCGATGCACGTGCTTGCTGGATTGCTGGTTTCTCATTTGGTGCGTGGATTGGCATGCAGCTTTTGATGCGTCGTCCTGAAGTTGAGGGCTTTATCTCTATAGCCCCTCCTGCAAACCTGCATGACTTCTCATTCTTGGCACCCTGCCCGTCTTCTGGCCTGATTATTCATGGTGAGCAGGACAAGGTGGTTCCGCAAAAGGATGTACAGGTGCTGGTTGATAAGTTGAAAACCCAGAAGGGTATCATCATCGACCACCAGGAAATGCCGGGTGCAAACCACTTCTTCGAAAATCACGTTGAAGGTTTGATGCGCAACTGTGCTGGCTATCTTGATCGCCGTCTTGGCCTGATTGCTGAAGATGGAACCAGAATCTAA
- a CDS encoding cysteine desulfurase family protein: protein MTANRELTYLDYNASAPLREESLLALQEAYKAAGNASSIHSSGRRARAIIEDARHKLSDLVDGNPANVIFTSGASEANVTALSPTWLKNGEPFILTQLFVSAIEHPSVIAGGRFATQNTHVIPVDDKGRVIVAELKRLLEQLGEDETVLVSVMAANSETGVLQPLQEVGVLVEDLGHVFHVDAVQMAGKAPVSIEMIGCNSLSISSHKIGGPQGVGALILGKGDFRPVPLLTGGGQESWRRAGTENTAGIAGFAVAAAQSTNSEERARISGLRDYMEERLKVLTPEAVIFGQDVLRLGNTTCFAVEGISAETALINFDLSDVAVSSGSACSSGKVGASHVLLAMGISETLARGAIRVSLGWATTKIDIERFLIAWTKIFKRMKPTQKG from the coding sequence ATGACAGCGAACCGAGAACTGACATATTTAGACTATAACGCCAGCGCTCCGTTGAGGGAAGAATCTCTTTTGGCTCTTCAAGAAGCGTATAAAGCAGCTGGAAACGCGTCCTCTATTCATAGTAGTGGACGGCGCGCTCGTGCGATTATCGAAGATGCCAGACATAAACTCTCTGATCTGGTCGATGGTAATCCGGCAAACGTCATTTTTACAAGTGGTGCATCAGAGGCCAATGTAACGGCCTTATCTCCGACTTGGTTGAAGAATGGCGAGCCTTTTATATTAACCCAGTTGTTTGTGAGTGCCATTGAACATCCATCGGTCATTGCCGGTGGTCGCTTTGCCACTCAAAACACCCATGTCATTCCGGTTGACGACAAAGGCCGGGTTATTGTGGCTGAGTTAAAACGGTTACTGGAACAATTGGGCGAGGATGAGACCGTCCTTGTCTCTGTTATGGCAGCCAACAGTGAAACAGGCGTGTTACAGCCCCTGCAAGAAGTTGGTGTCCTTGTTGAAGATTTAGGGCACGTTTTTCATGTAGACGCCGTTCAGATGGCAGGCAAAGCCCCTGTTTCTATAGAAATGATTGGCTGTAACTCACTCTCAATTTCCTCCCATAAAATCGGAGGGCCACAAGGTGTTGGTGCTCTTATCTTAGGGAAGGGAGATTTTAGGCCAGTTCCGCTCTTAACAGGCGGTGGTCAGGAATCTTGGAGACGTGCAGGTACAGAAAATACAGCAGGCATTGCAGGATTTGCGGTTGCGGCAGCGCAATCAACCAATTCCGAAGAGCGTGCTAGAATATCTGGCCTGCGTGATTATATGGAGGAGAGACTAAAAGTACTCACTCCTGAAGCGGTTATCTTTGGTCAAGATGTTCTGCGTCTTGGCAATACGACGTGTTTCGCAGTTGAAGGGATTTCAGCTGAAACAGCGCTCATCAATTTCGATTTATCTGATGTAGCTGTCTCATCTGGGTCGGCCTGTTCTTCCGGCAAAGTTGGCGCATCCCATGTGCTTCTTGCTATGGGGATATCGGAAACACTGGCTCGTGGCGCAATCCGGGTGAGTCTCGGATGGGCAACGACCAAAATCGATATCGAGCGGTTTTTAATCGCTTGGACGAAAATATTTAAACGAATGAAGCCCACACAGAAGGGGTGA
- the sufB gene encoding Fe-S cluster assembly protein SufB: MAAVQETIDKVKAIDVDQYKYGFVTNIESELAPKGLNEDIVAYISGKKDEPEWMLNWRLEAFRRWKTMEEPSWARVDYPKIDFQDLHYYAAPKKREGLKSLDEVDPEILDTYKKLGIPISEQEILAGVAPEHRIAVDAVFDSVSVATTFKEELAKAGVIFCPISEAIREHPELVKKYLGSVVPVSDNFYATLNSAVFSDGSFVYIPPGVRCPMELSTYFRINEPNTGQFERTLIIADKGSYVSYLEGCTAPQRDENQLHAAVVELVALEDAQIKYSTVQNWYPGDSNGVGGIYNFVTKRGDCREKNSKISWTQVETGSAITWKYPSCILRGDNSQGEFYSIAISNGHQQIDSGTKMIHLGKNTSSRIISKGISAGVSQNTYRGQVSAHRKASNARNFTQCDSLLIGDKCGAHTVPYIESKNSTAVFEHEATTSKISDDQMFYCQARGLNDEEAVALIVNGFVREVIQQLPMEFAVEAQKLISISLEGSVG, encoded by the coding sequence ATGGCGGCAGTCCAAGAAACAATTGACAAGGTCAAAGCAATTGACGTTGATCAGTATAAATATGGCTTCGTAACCAATATCGAAAGTGAGCTTGCTCCCAAAGGGCTCAACGAAGATATCGTTGCATATATTTCCGGGAAAAAAGACGAACCGGAATGGATGCTCAATTGGCGCTTGGAGGCGTTTCGTCGTTGGAAAACGATGGAAGAACCATCATGGGCGCGTGTTGATTATCCGAAGATCGATTTTCAAGACCTTCACTATTATGCAGCACCTAAAAAGCGCGAAGGCCTGAAGTCTCTTGATGAGGTTGATCCAGAAATTCTGGACACCTACAAGAAGCTGGGCATTCCGATTTCCGAACAGGAAATTCTTGCAGGTGTCGCACCAGAACACCGCATCGCAGTTGATGCCGTGTTTGATAGTGTCTCGGTGGCAACAACCTTTAAGGAAGAGCTGGCTAAGGCAGGCGTTATTTTCTGCCCGATCTCCGAAGCAATTCGTGAGCATCCCGAGCTTGTGAAAAAATATCTTGGGTCTGTTGTTCCAGTCTCCGATAACTTCTATGCAACATTGAACTCTGCTGTGTTTTCTGATGGGTCGTTTGTGTACATTCCACCAGGCGTTCGTTGCCCTATGGAACTGTCCACGTACTTCCGCATCAACGAACCGAACACCGGCCAGTTTGAGCGCACACTCATTATTGCAGATAAAGGCTCCTACGTGTCTTATCTGGAAGGGTGTACTGCGCCTCAGCGAGATGAAAACCAGTTGCATGCAGCAGTGGTTGAACTTGTTGCTCTGGAAGATGCGCAGATCAAGTATTCGACCGTTCAGAACTGGTACCCAGGCGACTCCAATGGTGTTGGCGGTATCTACAACTTCGTGACCAAACGTGGTGACTGCCGCGAGAAAAACTCGAAGATTTCCTGGACTCAGGTTGAAACCGGCTCTGCAATCACTTGGAAATACCCAAGTTGTATTCTGCGCGGGGATAACTCACAGGGTGAGTTCTACTCCATTGCGATCTCCAATGGTCACCAGCAGATCGACAGCGGTACCAAGATGATCCATCTGGGTAAAAATACATCCAGCCGGATTATCTCCAAGGGTATCTCAGCAGGTGTTTCGCAAAACACCTATCGCGGTCAGGTTTCTGCCCATCGCAAGGCATCTAACGCACGTAATTTCACCCAATGTGACTCATTGCTCATTGGCGATAAGTGCGGTGCTCACACAGTTCCTTATATTGAGAGCAAAAACTCGACAGCGGTCTTTGAACATGAGGCAACCACCTCAAAAATTTCAGATGACCAGATGTTCTATTGTCAGGCCCGCGGGCTTAACGATGAAGAAGCTGTCGCGTTGATTGTAAACGGCTTTGTGCGTGAGGTCATTCAACAACTGCCAATGGAATTTGCAGTTGAAGCACAAAAGCTGATTTCCATCAGCCTTGAAGGAAGTGTGGGTTAA
- the sufC gene encoding Fe-S cluster assembly ATPase SufC, with protein MLEIKNLHAEVDGNKILRGIDLVVRPGEVHAIMGPNGSGKSTLSYVLAGKSDYDITEGSITYNGVDWAELSAHERAAAGMFLAFQYPIEIPGVATMTFLKTALNAQRKARGEDEISTPDFMKLVREKAKALKVTPDMLRRPLNVGFSGGEKKRAEILQMSLLEPTLCVLDETDSGLDIDALRVVSEGVNQLRSPDRSMIVITHYQRLLDHIIPDVVHVLSKGKIVKTGGKELALELEKNGYAEYVGEEAA; from the coding sequence ATGCTTGAGATTAAAAACCTGCACGCCGAAGTTGATGGCAATAAAATCCTTCGCGGCATTGACCTGGTCGTTCGCCCGGGTGAAGTACACGCGATTATGGGGCCGAACGGCTCTGGTAAGTCTACCTTGTCCTACGTTTTGGCAGGTAAAAGCGACTACGATATCACCGAGGGCTCCATCACCTATAATGGTGTAGACTGGGCTGAGCTGAGCGCACACGAGCGGGCCGCTGCCGGCATGTTCCTTGCGTTCCAGTACCCGATTGAGATTCCCGGTGTTGCGACCATGACCTTCTTGAAGACTGCTTTGAACGCACAGCGCAAAGCACGCGGTGAAGATGAAATTTCTACACCTGATTTCATGAAGCTCGTTCGCGAAAAAGCCAAAGCATTGAAGGTTACACCTGACATGCTGCGTCGCCCGCTGAACGTTGGTTTTTCCGGTGGTGAAAAGAAACGCGCTGAGATCCTGCAAATGTCTTTGCTGGAACCAACCCTGTGTGTTCTTGATGAAACAGATTCCGGTCTGGACATCGATGCGCTGCGTGTTGTCTCCGAAGGCGTGAATCAGCTTCGCTCCCCGGATCGCTCCATGATCGTGATCACGCACTACCAGCGTCTTCTGGACCATATCATCCCGGACGTGGTTCATGTCCTGTCCAAAGGTAAGATCGTGAAAACCGGCGGTAAAGAGCTTGCTCTTGAGCTGGAGAAAAACGGTTATGCTGAATACGTCGGCGAAGAAGCTGCTTGA